In one Bufo gargarizans isolate SCDJY-AF-19 chromosome 11, ASM1485885v1, whole genome shotgun sequence genomic region, the following are encoded:
- the BOLA1 gene encoding bolA-like protein 1, which yields MLPARVLQSCRRVPLVLVTSAYSGIRRMEKPVETSIRAKLSENLQPCHLEVHNESHMHAVPPGSETHFKVVVVSDVFGGKSLLQRHRLVNDLLKEELAGPVHALSIQAKTPPQWEENPTVTQSPGCMGGRSMIPT from the coding sequence ATGCTCCCGGCACGTGTTCTCCAGTCTTGTAGACGTGTCCCCTTAGTTTTGGTGACCTCAGCATATTCAGGAATCCGAAGAATGGAAAAACCCGTGGAGACTTCAATCAGAGCCAAGCTGTCTGAGAACTTGCAGCCCTGCCACCTGGAGGTGCACAATGAGAGCCACATGCACGCCGTGCCCCCCGGGTCAGAGACCCACTTTAAAGTGGTGGTGGTATCCGATGTGTTCGGCGGGAAGTCTCTTCTTCAGCGCCACAGACTTGTCAATGATTTGCTGAAAGAAGAGTTAGCCGGACCTGTGCACGCTCTGTCCATCCAGGCCAAGACCCCACCACAGTGGGAGGAGAACCCCACCGTTACGCAGAGCCCTGGCTGTATGGGGGGTCGAAGCATGATCCCCACATGA